A genomic region of Pseudopipra pipra isolate bDixPip1 chromosome W, bDixPip1.hap1, whole genome shotgun sequence contains the following coding sequences:
- the LOC135406120 gene encoding gastrula zinc finger protein XlCGF7.1-like has protein sequence MEEEAARKRKMPQDPQAGPELRTESPEDKSPRQSLVGEAILKDSTAQEGSGEGKPRRYPRRRVSKASPGCSEEERASLCREGGQSLSRSSKLVVPEQPPSREKAFKCLECGKSFSKRDHLIRHQHTHTGEWRYKCVECGKSFRDSTDLIRHQHIHTGERPYMCRECGKSFRINSHLHAHQRIHTGERPYKCLECGKRFQTSSDVLRHERTHTEERPFHCTNCGKSFNRNSTLIRHRRIHSGERPYKCDECGKSFTRSSTLTSHQQTHQ, from the exons atggaggaggaggctgcgaggaagaggaagatgccccaggacccccaggcag gccccgagctgaggacggagagcccggaggacaaatccccccggcagagcctggtgggagaggccatTTTGAAGGactccacggcgcaggaaggcagcggggagggaaagccacgaaggtaccccaggaggagggtctccaaagccagcccagggtgctctgaggaggaaagagccagcctgtgccgggaaggcggccagaGCTTGAGCCGGAGTTCCAaactggtggtccctgagcagcctcccagcagggagaaggccTTCAAGTGCttagaatgtgggaagagcttcagcaagagAGACCACCTGATACGACACCAGCACacccacactggggaatggcgCTACAAGTGtgtggaatgtgggaagagcttcagggacagcaccgacctgatccgacaccagcacatccacactggggagcgaccctacatgtgtagggaatgtgggaagagcttcaggatcAACTCCCACCTCCATgcccaccagcgcatccacaccggggaacggccctacaagtgcttggaatgtgggaagaggtttcagaccagctcagatgtcctcaggcatgagcggaCACACACGGAGGAAAGGCCATTCCACTGCACCaactgcgggaagagcttcaaccgcAACTCCACCCTCATCAGGCACCGacgcatccacagcggggagaggccctacaagtgtgacgagtgtgggaagagcttcaccagGAGCTCTaccttgacctcacaccaacagACCCAtcagtaa